Within Spinacia oleracea cultivar Varoflay chromosome 4, BTI_SOV_V1, whole genome shotgun sequence, the genomic segment ttgagtttctgTCAAAGGGAAGGTAAGTAAATGGGGTCATAACACaattaagggcaaaatagtaaaactccactaacggtagactaacgccgttaactgttaggtgcatctcatgaacaatacggataaataggggtatattatgttaatcgaaacacgcgagggtatttggtgcgtttttgtaaacctcgggggtatttcatgaaaaaaccgttatcTCTTTAGTATACTGATCACTTACGTATGGGGCCGGTGTTTTTAAGTATAACCTAAGAGATCGGTTCTCTATAACACCAGGTCAATTATAGGATTTTTTTCCAGTTTTTTTTGGGGGGTCGGTGGACCCCCCATGCACCTACCTAGCTCCGCCActggtttagatacaactctaccttgtagagttttattaaaactttaGAGGATCCGGACTCGTGACTGATAGACCCGAACACGATCCCTGAAAATACTAGGTCTTGAACAACATTTGGTGACCTATAACCCAATTTTATCCgtacccgagcaacccgaaaagtaatgggtcaaaatccAACCAAACCCGTTTGGACCCGCCTGaatgaaaatcattgtatttagaGTAATAAATGAGGTTATGAGAAATTTTAAGCATAGTAAACAGTGTTTGCGCATACTAAACACGTTGTAATTATGAGGAATTTTAAGCATACAAAACACGTTGTAATTATTGttgggtgtaatatgattttaatttgaattatacgccattttatggttgaatttgaccaAATATAAAATGGTGTAGGGAAATTGGTTAATTTGCgcacatattttgtatattattagctaaattaatgaaaatataatacgcGTTTTAAAATCGGTCGGCCCAAACCCGAAAGTTCTAGGTcatgaacaagcatttgtaaatcCGAACCCAAAAGTGACCGAACCGAATAAACCCAAACtcgaaaataatattttagaaATCGTCCcgccgacccgtttgacagatCTAGTTACTAGTAAGTAACAAGGAAGGAAGAAATATGTGTTAAGGATGGAAAAGGAAAACAATATGGGCTTATGGATTTTAAGTTTCGGTCATGATATAGACTTAAGAATTTTGAGCACGTACCATGTCAGGTAATAATTAATGGCTGCATAGCTATGCATCTATCTCTAGATGCATATGAGATAAGACACACTACATTATACATacacatttttctctctcctctaacctttccccattttctctctcatcaaactccattttatttttctctcaccattttctcttTCAACAAAACCTCCAcattctctctcatcaaactTCTATTTCCTCTCATCAAATTATATATTTATCTCTCTTTAAACCTCCAATTTGACTCCGATGGATTCCATAGTGACTGTTACTCATGTGATTCCGGCGAACTTCTAGTCGGATTCGTCGAATTTCTGGTAAGATCTTTCGAATTTTTGGTCGGATATGTCAAAATTTGGTCAGATCTGTCGATTTTCTGGTCGAATCTGTCGAATTTCTCATCGATTCCGGCGAATTTTTTATCAGATCTGTCGaatatctctctcctctctttatgTCAATCCATGTTTAATTGCATGAAATTCGTGAGTTTCCTTTGTAAATTGATCTTTAATATGCATTTATTCAAGGTTCATTTGCTGCGAATTCGTGTTTAATAATTTGTTAGTTTCGTCACCAAATTTGATTGTTACTTTAATTTACATATTGTCGTTAATTGATTTCGTGGTTGGAGATGTTCAAATTAATATATGTAGATGTTCAAATTAATATATGTAGGTGTTCATTTTTTTGAACAACAATTTTATGTTGCGATTTTAGATCTATTTCGTTCATGTTTAATTTATAAAGTTCGATGTTCAGAATTGTAGAATGAACTACATTTGGTAACTTAGTAttgtattgttgttgttgttgttgttggtattGTTGTTCGTGGTGGTTGTGGTAGTTATTggtgaaatattaattttgattttgttatgttcagtttataatttatcatgttcaacttataaaagatgatgttcacaaataataatacttttgtatgatgttcagtttttcaactCTCGTGTTAAACTTctaaagaatcatgttcaactaaattcaacttataaaactgaTATGTTCAACACTTTGGTGTGATGTTGTTCAACgaaatttaacttataaaaataatatatgttcaatacttttgtATGATGTCCAGTTTCTCAggtctcatgttcaacttatcaaGAATTATGTACAACTAAATTTAACCTATAAACCTATGACATCTTCAACACTTTGTGTGATGTCCAGTTTCTctagtcttatgttcaacttataaaaaatcatgttcaactaaaaggcAAGTATcaacattaataaaaaaaagcatCAACATCAAACAACGAGCCAAAAgcattctttaaaacagatgttcattattctttactaaaagatcatgttcatattttataagcaggtgttcattattctttactaaaatatcaaaattggcaCCTTCTAAATATGgtcatgttcagtttataactcatcatgttcaacttataaaagatggtgtttaatttataaaagatgatgttcacaaataagaacacttttgagtgatgttcaatttttctaatattatgttcaacttatacaaaatcatgttcaactaaatttaacttttaaaactaatatatgttcaattacttttgtgtgatgttcaatttttcagtcttatgttcaacttataaagaattatgaacagaatcatgttcaactaaaaggcAAGTAGCAACAGTAATAAGCAGatgttcattattctttactaaaatatcaaaattggcactttctaaatattgtcatgttcagtttataactcatcatgttcaacttataaaagacgatgttcaatttataaaagatgacattcacaaataagaaaaaatttgtgtgatgttcagtttctcaagtctcgtgttcaacttataacgaatcatgttcaactaaattcaacttataaaactatcATATGTTCATGAATAAGAACacattgtgtgatgttcagtttctcaagtcttatgttcaattTATACAGAACAATGTTCAACTAACAACATTATGATTTTCATGCAGGAAGGAAAAGGTTTATAGGAATGcgccaacaaaagaaaaaacccGAAACGGAAGGTGTGGTATTAAGAGAGGCTGCAAGAATTGAAggcaaaaacaacaagaaaagaATCTGCAAATAAGGAATCagatagaaagagaaaaaagaccGGTGTAGCGAAAAAAGTGGAACCCGAaaggaaagaagtagaaaatttAGTATCATATAGAAATATAACTAAAATAGAAGAAGCATATAGAAAAATCAGCGCGTCTTTGGTGAGACTGGTCACATCATCAACTTGATGATGAGACCGGGCGCGTGGAGAACAAACGAAAAAAGACGCGTGATAAACTAACGGACCTCTAACGCCGTTATAAAACAATTCATCCTCCTCTTTTGCGTCGCAGTCACCTAGTTTCCTGCCTCTCTTTTTGCGACGCAACAGCTGAGtttttccaaaattcaagatctgaTCTGCAAATCAATGTGCAATTTACAGGTTTTCGCACAAAATAATGGAGTGCGAACAAGTTCTTCAAATTTCAATGGACAATTTACAGATTTGTGATACTGGGGATTATAGAGAAGAAGATGAAATCGAAGATCTAACTATAATTGAAGATCAAAGCGATGACACAACAATCGTGGTggaacaacaagaacaacaaaCATTGACAGTTCGaggtatttaaattaatttataatgaTTTTAGAAAAATAACATCTAATTACTAAAAAGGTATCTGAAAGCAGCACTAATAGTATTAATTTGGTTTAACTTTTTAAGATCTAGGTTAAGGGATCTAGTTAATGGTTAGAAAACAATGCTAAAACTATCAAACTAGCACTAACATAAAAGGTAACAACCCTAACATTTGAAAGGTAACACATATTACTTTTATAAGTAACATCTCTGATACtggaatataatatttattaacAGATATACTTAAGGTAACATCCCTATAGACATAACTTATTTTGAAAGTAACATTCCAAACACTATAAAGTAACATATATAACTCTTAGAAGTAACATCCTTATAAGTTAAGTGATAACTATAATACCAGAAGAAAAGTACTGGACTATAATCTAATAAGTAACAACACTAACACTAAAAAGGTAACAGCCGTAACATAAGAAATATAACAAGAATTACTCTAAAGTATCATCCCTACACAGCAATACCATATCTGTAAGGTAACATCCTCAATACTATGAAAGTACCAGGTATTACGTTTATAAGTAACAAGCATTACTCTTAAAAGTAATATCCTTAAACAGCCCTACAGTAATATCTTATTTGTAAAGGTAACAACCTCAATACTACAAAAGTACCATATATTACATTTATAAGTAACATGCTTGATACTAggatataattattattataacaTCCCTAACATTATAAGATAACAAAGTAACATCTCTGATACTGATAACAATATCTTATATTCTAGGTAACAGCCGTATAGAAATAACTTATTTTGAAAGTAACATTCCTAACACTAAAAAGTAGCACATATAAGTTTTATAAGTAATATACTTATAAGTTGAGTGATATCTAGTTAATATTTAGGTAACATTCctaaaacaattaaacaacCGAGAATACCTGAAAAAAGTACCAAACTCTAATCTAATAAGTAACAGcattaaaactataaaagtaacatccTTATAAGTTAAGTAATATCTAattaatgtataagtaacattcCAACACTTTTTAAATAACTAATAAGTAACAGCGCTAACACTAAATAAGTAACAGCCCTAACACTAAATAAGTAACAGCCCTAACATTAGAAATGTAACAAGCATTACTCTTAAAAGTAACATCCCTAAACAGCTCTACAGCAATATCTTATTTGTAAGGTAACAACCTTAATACTATAAAGGTACCAGATATTATATTCATAAGTAACATGCTTagcatcatattttttttatttaattcagcAAATACAGCAAATACAAAAGAAGATAATGAGGATTACTCTGGAAGTTTAGTGGGGCATACTGAATCAAATATAAAAGACTTACTGAAAGTTTACGAAAAGCATGCACGAGCTTGGGGGTTTGCTGTAAGGCTATCTACACATAGACTACATCCTACAACAAGAGTAATGTATGAAAAGTACATTGTATGTAACAAGCATGGCTTCAGATTGAAAAGAAAAGCAAACACTCCTACAGTAActgagaagaaaaaaaaagaaaggcaAACTTGTACCTGTTACAAGAACAGGATGTGGAGCTCTTATAAGGGCAAAGTTAAATGAAGATGGCTTATTTGAAGTGAAAGAGCATGTTCTTGTGCATAATCATCCAATGACTAGAAAGGAATGGCAGCATATGCACAGATCAGAAAGAAAAATCACAGAGGAGAAGGCAAAGACAATAGAGTTACTAAATGACAGTGGATTAAAGCCTACACAATCATACAAAGTTATGTGTCGTGAAGCAGGAGGTAAGAAATTTAACATatttaaaaatataatattgtATAAGTAACTACAAAATGTAAACAAGTAACAATTTTTCTTATTGTAGGGGAAGAAGCTGTTGGACATTCAATAAAAGACCATTTGAACTTTGTTAcaaggaagaagatgaaggaaATTGAGGGTGGGGATGCTCAAAATGTCATTGACAATTTATATAACCTACAATCTGAAGATCCAGATGTGTTTTTTCGTTTTCGattaaaagaaaatggaaaaTTAGAGAGTATATTTTGGAGAGATTCTATTATGAGAGAAGATTATTTAGCCTTTGGAGATGTTACTATTTTTTATACAACCTACAGAACCAacaagtacaatctcatttGTGGGTTTTTTGTTGGCATTAACAATCATTGGAAAACATCAATGTTTGGTTGTTTTTTCCTAGGAGATGAAACAACAGAATCATTTGTATGGGTTCTACAAACTTTTTTGAAATCGATGGGACATGTAGCTCCTGTTTCTGTATTTACAGATCAAGATCAAGCAATGTCTAATGCAATATTGAAGGTATGTTTTACATTGACCTTTTCAGTAACATTATTTTCTATACAAAGTAACATGTCTATAATAAATTAGGTAACATCAATAACAATATAAAAGGTAACATTAACAAGACTTTGAAAGTAACATCTAAATCTAATTTAAAGTAACTTCATAATAAACTTCAGTATTAcagaataataaatttattttatcatATTTTCAGGTACTTCCTCAAACAAGACACAGATTATGCCTGTGGCATCTAATACAAAATGTTGTGTCACGTTTTGGTGCATTAAAGCGGGATACGTCTTTCAAGGATGCTTTCAACCACTGTCTAAGTGGATGTGTCAGTGAAGAAGAGTTTGAAAGATGCTGGAAAAACATGATAACTACATACAAATTAAGTAACAGTAAGTGGTTTCAACGATTATACAAAATAAAAGACAAGTGGTGTACTGGTTTGAGCAAAGATTTCTTCTCTGCTGGGATATTATCTTCTCAAAGAAGTGAGAGTACTAACAATGCAGTTTGTTTTAAGGCAAACAAAAACACAAGTTTGACTGATTTTTTCAAGATTTTTCAAGAAACTGTACACCGTTGGAGACGAACAGAGAAGCAATGTGAATTTAATTGCACAAATTCAACACCTACATCAGTGTTTCCAATGACAGGATTACTCAAACATGCTTCTGAGGTATACACTCTGACGCTATTtagggattttgaatttgaatatggTGAAGCAATTGGTTCATTTTCAAACATTGTGGCTATGGATGGTTACAAGCTGTATTATGAAGTGTACAAAGAGAATGATACAGAATCAAAGCAAAAAGTAACATTTGACGCTGCTGCACAAAGAATAGCTTGTACATGCAAAAATTTTGAGGAAGCTAGATGGTTATGTTACCACTGTATACGTGTGTTACATCTGCACTCAATTCCAAGGATTCCTGATTTGTATATAACAAAACGATGGACAAAACAAGCAAAGGCAGATTTCTGGAAGAAGATGGATGAAACTGCAATATTAtctatgtaatcccccgtaattttatacattttattaatatattttaacgtataagtaattatattaaaatagaatttacgaattttgaaataaatatttaagtaacgaatatttatttttatacgttttaaatatttcaacgatttatgaaattaaaattattttagaactttttgttgaaaagaaatcgaattacaaaaaccgtttgaatttggaaaacaatcctaatgggttttggattcaaacacttaaactcaatcctagttctagcccaaaatgataaagcccaaataacaaaaactcaaattctttactccctcctctttctatttcacgtgaaaacccaaaacccaaaacccctTCCCTTCTCCTTCACTTTCACGTGAACCAGGACCCTCAACCCTCAACCTCATTGTTGCTTCCGCCACGCCGCCAAACCAGTCGTCGGAGACCACCGTTGTCCCTCACCGCAGCTTCAAACGCCGGTAACTCCTCCATCTCTTGCTTCATTGTTCTTGCTTCTCCTTCGTTCTTATTCTTATCCTCTTGGTTGTTTTTGTTGCTCTCTGCCGCCACCACCACTGCGCAACTGGTTGCGCCGCACCATCACAGCCACCGTGCACTGTTGCTGCACCGCCCAACTCGCCAACCAACGTTTTCCATCATCCTCTTTCTTGTTTCTTCATTTTCACGACAGCAGCCAAGCACGACTAAGTGCGACCACCGTAGTCACCACCACCAGGCTCCAGCCGCGTCGCCCGTTCCCCGCGACCACCGCCCTGTGCCGCGCCGCCTGTGCTCCGCCGGCCagcctcctctctcctctttaattcttggttatttcttaaaccctaagtaactaattattttaattaaatatagttgttaatttaaattatgttcttgatattaaatttataatttttatggtttgaacatgattttcagatttgggttgagattataaacgaattaattttcagtttttgattaaaatataagttagggtttaatcatgttttattaattcgaattatattttcttgaattaaagttatagttttatgatttaaattatagatttcagattatacgaattatataataaagttactaattttcagattatattatattggttaaattagtgcttttaagtagtaaagtgtgacttttgaggttttaaaggctttaaatcataatagaaagattatatattattaaagttattatttttatgattttaaagatgtcgaatatattttgagtaagcttttaattattttagattgctgtaaatttaaagtatgatgctttgaaagttttcaacgaatttcaataattaatataataattatgatgctaggaaaccaaatattcaagtttcgatattgaaaaatgttctaattatgtttaggaagggtttgaagctccctaatgttgttgaaaattcaatatgaattgatatgagtctatattggttgttgttaggtggagaattctccgtaggcgacttttgaattattaaagtggtcttgcagtttgtttacacaaggtacgtacatacctgcgtgcttggaatgtgtgctaattgttgaaatcatgttgatattattgttgaacttggtaatgttgatattatagacaaacttggttatatggaatgtgcatgtttaatactgttggacaaacttattgaacttattttgcactataagaactgtaacatgttagtatggatgtttgatacaaacatgttggttgggaacactagattattctatatgattgggttggatcgattggttgttgttccctttctatcttttcactactttataagggcggaggaccttgtttagtaagttgaaactctatgcccatatacagggttgctcatggttaaaggaaaggttggttaagttggaatgagtcttgatttatgcttttatgatcacttacttaattccaagataaaaacagttgtgaacaaaggtgaattgtctgtcttatgtaatggttgagtcataacggaatctcaatttgtaaatcatgtaaagtgaaactgaatagcaatagctttagactgtgcacgtctgaagtgacggacaaacaggagttggggttcatggtggtagcccatggccttttctgggaccggattgatcaccgtgtcctatttttatttaaacgttcctcgatatcgcaggtcactgaggttacggagtcgcgcccgtacctcgtcttccttagtgaagacttctggatggtcaactcggtccattgtctatttcaactaaaataatattattgctaaaagtctagcctagtctagtctggtcaagtatggtcgtcaaactatcatgttttatctgcccttgtttgtgttcattagtatcatgttagggttgctcgtttaatagaatcatgttaggattattattgatttagtatgtagtactcagctttgctgattacgtgcttttgcttgtgcatgttgatcatggctatgccttattgatcctgtgatgacccaatctttggtgagcagtctctaaggatcaataagcattgtccatctgcaggtttgaagatgttgcatcattgggatcgggaatagagagcttgtatttagttttgatttgctaagttgacttgggtttgtttaattggactttaaactggtcgtactatttatatttccttatttttttgtttattggtttttgggattaaacctgtaatcgattatttataaacctaaaattagttttatgttttccgctgcaaaactctgaataagccgttacgttttcacacgggcgataatgccttgataattttctacgttttatattaaaagattattttagaaaagagagaattgtcggggtgttacaaagtggtatctagaagctaaggttttactttaataaatttttaggcgcctaactatctagttatttaaaataaatttcttaaaaatcgagattctacgtattatagtgttcaaaattggtacttttttttggggggggcaggtctccttttatcttgtttgaaagtatataatatttcttatttaagttcgaaatcaaattatttattcgaattaaattgactttcgaaatttttattctttttcttattaattattattcaaaaaaaaggagtacaattttttttagaagttcaatttttttttaaattgtttcaagagttagaattcgttatttaaaaaaaaatatatatatataaatcttcttcgaattaataactttattttcgaatttattcgctacgcatttccttaatttattttactttatttattttatatttttattctatgttataattttattatattatcgtccttttaatttgttatttaaactatttcaatgctttagtttatgagagatgggtagtataagaagggcatataagatagaattatatgtgcattagtagctagtcaatgctagcataagaaattgattgttatgtacgtgcgtatgctaattgtttaatgttacatttaaatgtgcataaagaattgtttgcttccaccaaacttattgcattattgaactttgtttatgatttggctggaaaatcgttagtgagaccttgaattgtttatttcaggaataaaatgtttctttccaagtataccaacataggatccttcgagaaacttgatatagaaacccctgatatttacgtgaagaaaattgtgtttggatgtgaatattatgctaaaattcaagggcaacctatcttaatgagaaaggatatcatagcagccactatcattaattgttTACCTAACCAAAAatgccatacctagaactcaaatataggtttaaagacatgcattctgatgatGGAACACCAAAGTTGATTAAGTATGGGACTAGGGATGGTAGGTAGAGATATGACGTAGAGatcctgaccaccattattgaggtcGTAGAAAATGGGTTCAAGGAGGGTAGAAACTCATGGAGTCATGCTTGGGATGCAGTTATAGATGAACCTATTAGAGTTGTAAATATCTAGAGGGAAATGATGTAaccgtggagaatgagaatgtagtggTTGAGGCAAATAACCCTAACCCAGTGGCCCATGAGCCTACCATTGAGATTCCTAGTGAGTCGGATGTGGAACCTAAAGGTGATGGTGAGGTGGCAAGTGAGTCTCATCAAGATAAAGACATGAAAGAAGACTCATACTCGGAAGAAGAATTCGACGAATATTGAAGATCTAGATCTTACTCCACaagtttccaaggaaagaataggtaggcaagatgccttaaacatttgaagttgtaatagttagttagttcttttatgttttaaagaataagtggcaTATCAGCAacggtttaaagttaaagcaataagagtttgagttattctttattctctTCAAGGATATAATAAGCCTTTATAGAGTTAGCAATAGAAGTTAAAGTATTCATTTCCAGTTTGAGAGTTTcgttattcaacaacaatagtttatgtttgtGTCGTAGAACCTTTATGTTAATTTGAGGACAAGTgcgttattatggtttagaaattgttattaatattgttttgaggaataaaagtttctTTTAGGAAATACaagtttcttttgaggaattaaagttaaatatttaattatccaagtggtcaatgatcaaaagtttattttgggcacgcgaatgggaatattattacttacttgttgtgattgaacttccattcattggttttcaaattgtatgtccttgatagggatattttcttgaatgagtgacgatgattgctctattattggtgtacattcttgaataagtgtttgttgatgcgATCTCTATGATCAAATCTAAATTTCTTTCGTAGAGGGGACATATGAGTTATGTATCGTAGAGTAATTAATTTTAGGTCGCACACTAGAATGTCAAGCAATAGTGAGTTAGTTGCTACTATTCGCCTTTTGGCGGGAAGACTGGCtgaagagagaactgagcgtcctgattctactggggacatgtttgagagactaaccaaagttaagccaccatactttaagaaGCAAACTGATCTTACTTTTTAGAGAACTAGGTTAGAGAGTTCGAGAAACTGTTTGGGGATTTGAATtgtcttgagaacatgagagtgggtcaagttgtactgtacttggaagatgaagctgatttatggtggagagaaaatggggttagacttagcgctgttgagagattcaattgggattcgttttttttactgccttaagggaaagttttaccctaccttttatgagaaagcaaaaggcacaagaattcataaaccttaggatggaattgactaagtttgtacaagtctaagatagacgtactgtgaaattcagaaagtaaatgtaaggaaccatattggaagattgacctcgtatagatgttttgggtagtccaagaacctttggttatttctgtaatgcgagtgaggaaattgatgaatagggagcgtgaactatttttctgtagggTGCTAGATgggagtaaagaagttggagtgaaaatcgaggatgttacctttgtgaatggattcattgatgtgtttccgagtgaaattgcgagtatgtcaccTGCTAAAGCCCTTGAGTTCATTATAGAAttaaatcctgaaacgacacctatatccaaGGAACCTTATagcatgacacctcctgaaatgaacTAATTAGGACACAGTTGTAAGAGTTGTTTGGTCAAggaatatattaggcctagtgcatcaccgtggggagctcctgtgttgtttgttaaggagaaagataagagtatggaactatgcatcgattttagggagctaaacaccatcaataacaagtatcccttgcctaggatagatgacatattggatcaattgaattgggcgagtgtgttctcgaagactgatttgcgtttgaagtaccaccaattgggaatagctgataagggtctaagacctcattaggattcgtcattgtcattatgggttttagagtaacgtcttttgggttaaccaatgcacctgcattaattatagatttgatgaatgagattttctacgaattccgaattaagttcgttatgatgTTATTAATGATATCCCTATTTatgcaaggaatgagaaagagcatgacaaacacttgaggatt encodes:
- the LOC110805412 gene encoding protein FAR1-RELATED SEQUENCE 5-like, which codes for MECEQVLQISMDNLQICDTGDYREEDEIEDLTIIEDQSDDTTIVVEQQEQQTLTVRGCGALIRAKLNEDGLFEVKEHVLVHNHPMTRKEWQHMHRSERKITEEKAKTIELLNDSGLKPTQSYKVMCREAGGEEAVGHSIKDHLNFVTRKKMKEIEGGDAQNVIDNLYNLQSEDPDVFFRFRLKENGKLERDETTESFVWVLQTFLKSMGHVAPVSVFTDQDQAMSNAILKVLPQTRHRLCLWHLIQNVVSRFGALKRDTSFKDAFNHCLSGCVSEEEFERCWKNMITTYKLSNSKWFQRLYKIKDKWCTGLSKDFFSAGILSSQRSESTNNAVCFKANKNTSLTDFFKIFQETVHRWRRTEKQCEFNCTNSTPTSVFPMTGLLKHASEVYTLTLFRDFEFEYGEAIGSFSNIVAMDGYKLYYEVYKENDTESKQKVTFDAAAQRIACTCKNFEEARWLCYHCIRVLHLHSIPRIPDLYITKRWTKQAKADFWKKMDETAILSIQQNKFIP